The DNA region TCTTACAAACCTCACGTCTAGAGACACTAATTCTTGAAGATTGTACAAGCTTGGTTGAGGTTCACAAGTCTATTGGACTTCTTAAAAGACTTGTTTGCCTAAGTCTAGGAGGATGCAAGAAGCTTAAGAATCTTCCAAATAGTATTTCTAACTTAGAACTTCTTGAAACTCTTGTGTTGTCTGACTGCTTAGAACTTAACAAGTTACCGGAACAACTGGGGAATATGATGGCTTTAAAGGAGCTACTTGCAGATAGAACTACTATTGAGCAACTACCCTCTTCCTTTGGTCTTTTGAGGAATCTCGGAATTGTACGATTATCTGGATGTGGAGGACCACCCCAATCATGGATATCACTCAAAAGCTCCATCCACATAAATTTGTTAGTTTCCATTTCTGGATTATGTTCATTGACAAAACTGGATCTTAGTGACCGCAATTTGTCTGAAGATGAGTTTCCCATTGAACTTGGATGTTTATCTTCTCTCAGAGAATTGGTTTTATCTAGAAACAATTTTCTTAATCTACCTAGTTGCATCAACTACCTTCCTGCATTATCGGATTTGTTTGTGAATGAGTGTACTACTCTTCAATCAATCTCACTCCCCATAAGTTTACAACTTTTGGAAGCAAATGGTTGCACATCATTGGAAAGAATCTTAATTTTGACGAACAAGAGTTTAGGATCTTTTTACCTTAATAATTGCCACAAACTGGTTGAAATTCAAAGTTTGAACAGTGTGCAATGTGCATCAAATGTTCTCATGGGAAGGTGCAACAATCTAGCATATGATTTTAGAAAAAGTATTCtccaggttctctctctctttctctctgcctctcttcttcttcttcttcttcttcttcttcttcttcttctctctctctctctctctctctctctctctctctcattttatgatgtaaacacattttttgaaacaGATGCTGTGCAAGACAGATAGCAGTTCCCTTTGCCTCCCCGGAAGTGAGATTCCAAATTGGTTTAGCCATCAGACAATCGGTTCTTTAATATCCTTTCATGTACCTTCCTTTTTGGATGGTAAAATGGGCAAGGTGCTTGTTTGCGTTGTTTATGCAGCAAACAAGGAAGTACCCAGAGTGTTAGATCTACAGGGTTGGTTCGACTGGACATTCtgtaataaaactaaaaatcccCAAGAGTCATACAAGATAGAGTCCAGAAACTGCTATTTTGATAGCTTTGAAGATCATATATTTCTAGCCATGATGCAATTTCATCATATTAATCTTGAGATGAAAAGTGGAGACGAAATAGAGCTGTCTATTGATCTTGGAGACCAGAGTCAAGTGAAGAAGTGTGAAATACAAGTGAAGAAGTGTGGAATTCATCTACTAGTTGATGAGCCAAATGTTATAGATGAAGATGGAGGTGTGGTCTAATACAAGGAAGCACCCAGAGATTTACGTAGATGGGGTTGGTTTGACTGGAGATTCCGTAATAAAACTAGAAATTCCCAAATATACTTGTTTTGTTCCAGAGAATGCTTTTTTGATAGCTGTGAAGATCATATATTTGCAGAGGTGATGGGATTTCGTCGAATTGAACTTGAGATGAAATAGAGCTGGAATTCGTGGAGATGGAGTTTCAGTAAAGATGAAGTGTGACATACAAGTGAAGAAGTGTGGCATTCATTCATGTACAAATTTTATAGATGAAGATGAAGGTGAGCTCCTACATACCTGATTTTCATACTTCGACAGATGATGACGTCTCTAAAAGTGAGGACGGATGATTGTAACGATCCATCAGCGCAGATCCAAGAGCACAATCCCCCCCAAATATGGGGGGTTTAGGATGACACTGGTAGCCAGAAGGGAGTATATATCCTTTGGTGCTTTTTTCTAAGATTCTAAGGTATATTCTCATAGATATTTCAACATTCATTTCGAGTGAGGctttgccaatttttttttttttttttttttttcaataaattattgtttataaaaaaaattaaataatgttcaCATTACTTGTCAAATGGATAATGTTCGCATGAtccattacatttttttttttcattacagAAAGTCCAGGTGAAAGAAAACAATAAGTCTGCGAAAAAGTTCATAGAGGGCGTCGGTCAAAAGTTactgagaaggaaaaaaagcaAATTATTGATGGGTCCAACCAAGTTGATATGGGTGGGTTGAAAGGTCTCCATCGTCAACAATACCTAATAAGCAATAAAACGAAGGAAGAAAGGCAGATGGGcatcaaagattcaaaaaaGCTGGATGGAGATGGAGGAGGAGGGAGTACTCTGTACGACTCTCAGGGCTCGTTTTACTTTTGCTTGCAGAGTGCCCTGAAAAGCCTTCAAATTAGTTGGTTGTATTTTCAGAGAAATAAATACTATACATTTTTGTGTTTGTAGAGctgattttttaattatgaaaagaGAAGTGATCTATGGccgccaattttttttctttttatttttttctcaatgatGATATGCATTTTTCTTAGCCCTTAGGGCTTGGCAATTCGGATTGGTGTATCGGGTTTAGATTGACCTACTTAATCTGTGAACCCATTAATGGCCAATTCTGACATGATATAACcatttatttgataaattagaaaaagaaaacccaaatatAAGCtaataatgttattttaacttttcaatatatttactttttatgtcacattaataattttttttattatttaaataaaaaattactataaaacaaaatttttcaatttttcatcaaaaaattcaaaatatttacttactttatatcacattaatcactttcaAATCAAAAAACACTTACAAGTCCATTCCCAAACAAGCTTAGAGGTTTTCCatgagcttatatatatattttaaatagtttgCTTGGAGAACCTGGTTCAACACCTTTTGAAATCAacaagtttaaaaaattaaaaacaatgaTACACAATAGcctaagagaaacaaaaaatgaagatgaatttattttctttcttttctacgaaattataatttaatgtACAAGGACTAAAGAGTAAAGACAAAGGAAGGAGAGAGCTGGTATGAGTCATGGCTCTCCCCCTCCTTTCGATAATTGCCCCTCACAAATAGTATAATTTATTGCCATGGATTCAGCTTCAGTGCTCTGTAGTTTTAAACTACAACACATTTGCTGTAAATTTAATGAAGGGCCCAAATTGTTCCAAATTCCTTTTAACCCACACTTCGTCGTTTTTAACTCAAAGTTGTCTAATTTGCTGAGAAACTAAAAcccaacattaataaaaaatttaaaaataaaataaattgagaataatttaagggagaatgtagattttttccttttttcttggtTAACTTCGTCTCTTACGGATTAGGATCTCTTCACTGTAAGAAAAATAGAGGAAATCATTTATTTTGATCAGTTGTATTTAATTGCTTTAcatgatattattttaaaattttaaataacgtaaCAATATCTTTTGTTAAATTGCAAGTGTTTTTCTGAATTATAAAACTCGTGGATGCTCAATGGTTAACTCAACCCTGTTTTTACTTTCGTTTTGGCTATGTTTTCTGGcttcgtaattttttttctctttttctttaccCTTAATCTCTCTTTTTCGTTACCCAaaattctccctctctctctctctctctctgtgtctctcgcTTTCCCTTCTTTCAACCCAGAATCTGTATTTTTTTCGTTACCCAGAAATCCTAATCAAAGTCTCGGCCATCAAAACCCAGAAACTGAGCGTTAAACCCAAACCACGATTTCTTTTCCAAACTAGCCCCCACCATCCCTCTCTATCTGCCACTCTACTAGCTATGGGCCAAATCATCAGTGTCATACGACGAAGCTCGAAGCGGAAGCGGGAGCCAGAATCCGAAGACCAAAACCAGGCTTCCAAGGTTCTTGTCGTCGAAGGCCCAAACAAAGACGGTAATTGCTTTCGCCGCACTCTCAGATCAAATAGAAAAGCTTAGATGTATGCATTTGTATTtgtgtgttttggttttttcttttttctttttaatttttatgcgCGCGTGTGAGCGGATATAATGGCCAATTTGATTTGAGTAATTTTATATGGGATAGTGGTGATGGCTCAATCGTTCATCATCCTAAGCTAGCCGTTGACTTTCCCAGTGAAAGATCCAGATGCTCCCACAAAATTTAGCAGACAACTCCAGTGAGAGCCATATATACTGGACTCGTCTTCATCCTCAAATTCccagggggagagagagagagagagaaacagagagaccCATTTGAGAGACTGATAGAAAACTTTCACTTTCAGTTCCAATTCCACTATGGCTTGGTTATCGGCCATAGTGAAAGtgaatgctatttttttttttaagaaaaaaatgtaaattcgTAAAGAAACAGAATGTGTGATCCATAAAATGAATTTGTGATGCAGGATGAATTTTGGCAGAGTCTCACCAGTCACCACCAAGGGAAAAATGAGTAGCACTTGAAAAAGAGAAGTCTTATCTAACAAAGAGTATCtcactcaaaaaatatttttcttcattcattcattGATTCTCAAACTCTTACAAAAGAACACTTataatttgattgaaattgggCCAAGCCTATTATGAATTacaaaatgagaaatgctactcaCCATTCTCAAGTGTTTGTCTGCTagcattcatttttttatttgtttttcttttttttctttttttttgtaaaaaaatcaaCTGGATGTGAATATGCACATAGACAAGAATGCGGGAGATGGACACTTGAAAATCAtgagtagcatttctcttacaaaataacttaaaagtataaaattaaatcctaataacctaaataaaactgataatataaataaatctaaaagaCCCtgattctttatttttcatcttgCTATTTGtgtttagaattatgtttaacaattttttctttctcatttttcaatttgtaaaaaaaaaaaaggaaaatcttgATTGCACACATTATTCAGGCTCAGCCCCTCGTATTTCTCACAAGATATGTCTCCTTTTGCAGTCCAATCAAGCTCAACCCCAACAAGTACCTCATTTTCCAAACCTCATTGGAATTACGATGTCTTCCTGAGTTTCAAAGGTGAAGACACCCGCAAGAACTTCACCGATCACCTCTACTCTACCTTGGAGAGAGTTGGAATTCATACCTTTCGAGATGACGAGGAGCTTGGAAGAGGGAAGACCATCTGTACTGAACTACGAAATGCGATTCATGGATCAAGAATTTCCATTGTGGTTTTCTCCAAAGACTATGCTTCTTCCAGGTGGTGCCTTGATGAACTTGTAGAGATCGTGCATTGTAAGAATACCGTAGGCCACACTCTTCTTCCTATATTTTATCACGTTGACCCCTCGGATGTTCGAAAACAAACTGGAACTTTTGCAGAAGCCTTTGCTAGGCATGAAAAGTTGTTTCCTACTGATATGGAAAGGATACAAAGGTGGAGGAAAGCTCTTACTGAAGCTGCGAATTGTTCTGGCTGGGATCTTGAAAGCGTTGCAAATGGGTATTATGCTATGGACTCCTCTActttttcatgctttttttttttttgtcattttctttcctatttaaattttagacaaaatttgataaaatgtgAAATTAAGCTAAATGGATCGAAGAAAATTAGTGTTTGAGTTGAAGCACTTAATGATTTTATGTACCGTG from Corylus avellana chromosome ca10, CavTom2PMs-1.0 includes:
- the LOC132163626 gene encoding disease resistance protein RPV1-like isoform X1; protein product: MGREIVCEESPKYPGKRSRLWFHEDVLNVLHKHTGIERVEGLILNLPMLEDLHLKTEAFTNMKNLRLLQINSAHLTGSYEHLSKKLKWFCWHKCPLKFLPHDFHLENLVILDMQHCKVEQVWKKKKILNNLKVLNLSNSKCLTKSPNFSQVPQLEILILEGCTSLVQVHESIGYLKRLVLLNLKNCTNLKVLPRSICNLKSLETLDLSGCSVLEKLPKYMGDMMDLTKLPIDQTAIKKLPSSFGVCKNLKYVSLYGCSSLTELPNFLQAPHLECLVLEGCTSLVEIHESIGHLKRLILLDLQRCENLRNLPNNISKLESLETLDLSKCFNLEKLPEQLGNMTALTELFVDNTAIKKLPSSFSLLKNLETLSLRGCECLIELPEFLQTSRLETLILEDCTSLVEVHKSIGLLKRLVCLSLGGCKKLKNLPNSISNLELLETLVLSDCLELNKLPEQLGNMMALKELLADRTTIEQLPSSFGLLRNLGIVRLSGCGGPPQSWISLKSSIHINLLVSISGLCSLTKLDLSDRNLSEDEFPIELGCLSSLRELVLSRNNFLNLPSCINYLPALSDLFVNECTTLQSISLPISLQLLEANGCTSLERILILTNKSLGSFYLNNCHKLVEIQSLNSVQCASNVLMGRCNNLAYDFRKSILQMLCKTDSSSLCLPGSEIPNWFSHQTIGSLISFHVPSFLDGKMGKVLVCVVYAANKEVPRVLDLQGWFDWTFCNKTKNPQESYKIESRNCYFDSFEDHIFLAMMQFHHINLEMKSGDEIELSIDLGDQSQVKKCEIQVKKCGIHLLVDEPNVIDEDGGVV
- the LOC132163626 gene encoding disease resistance protein RPV1-like isoform X2 — translated: MLEDLHLKTEAFTNMKNLRLLQINSAHLTGSYEHLSKKLKWFCWHKCPLKFLPHDFHLENLVILDMQHCKVEQVWKKKKILNNLKVLNLSNSKCLTKSPNFSQVPQLEILILEGCTSLVQVHESIGYLKRLVLLNLKNCTNLKVLPRSICNLKSLETLDLSGCSVLEKLPKYMGDMMDLTKLPIDQTAIKKLPSSFGVCKNLKYVSLYGCSSLTELPNFLQAPHLECLVLEGCTSLVEIHESIGHLKRLILLDLQRCENLRNLPNNISKLESLETLDLSKCFNLEKLPEQLGNMTALTELFVDNTAIKKLPSSFSLLKNLETLSLRGCECLIELPEFLQTSRLETLILEDCTSLVEVHKSIGLLKRLVCLSLGGCKKLKNLPNSISNLELLETLVLSDCLELNKLPEQLGNMMALKELLADRTTIEQLPSSFGLLRNLGIVRLSGCGGPPQSWISLKSSIHINLLVSISGLCSLTKLDLSDRNLSEDEFPIELGCLSSLRELVLSRNNFLNLPSCINYLPALSDLFVNECTTLQSISLPISLQLLEANGCTSLERILILTNKSLGSFYLNNCHKLVEIQSLNSVQCASNVLMGRCNNLAYDFRKSILQMLCKTDSSSLCLPGSEIPNWFSHQTIGSLISFHVPSFLDGKMGKVLVCVVYAANKEVPRVLDLQGWFDWTFCNKTKNPQESYKIESRNCYFDSFEDHIFLAMMQFHHINLEMKSGDEIELSIDLGDQSQVKKCEIQVKKCGIHLLVDEPNVIDEDGGVV